From Asterias amurensis chromosome 3, ASM3211899v1, a single genomic window includes:
- the LOC139935155 gene encoding uncharacterized protein: protein MADMGAQEVGGASSGTETSERKCGMEMSYVKTLNGLLMAKKIGWSLIAFFLCIFSGVSVTSILFGVVVFSGLMLCIMLFFVFAFGKAKQITRINVYKFDFIVSFLGTIAYFIVSLWGLFSFNPVLIAACVFGFIAMLSFGASVYLNFKRWRQNKSTTSSDNTAYNPTY from the exons ATGGCCGACATGGGTGCACAGGAAGTTGGAGGGGCAAGCAGTGGAACCGAAACCAGCGAGCGTAAATGCGGAATGGAAATGAGTTACGTCAAAACCCTCAATGGCTTATTGATGGCCAAGAAAATT GGATGGTCGCTCATCGCGTTTTTTCTCTGCATCTTCTCAGGAGTAAGCGTCACTTCTATCCTTTTTGGAGTTGTGGTATTCAGTGGATTAATGCTGTGCATCATGCTCTTCTTCGTCTTCGCTTTCGGAAAAGCCAAGCAGATCACGAGGATCAACGTTTATAAATTT GACTTTATTGTGAGTTTTCTTGGCACGATTGCCTATTTCATCGTTAGTCTATGGGGCTTATTCAGTTTCAACCCAGTATTGATTGCTGCCTGT GTGTTTGGCTTCATTGCTATGTTGTCTTTTGGAGCTAGCGTTTATCTCAACTTCAAGAGGTGGCGCCAGAATAAGTCAACGACCAGTAGCGATAACACGGCGTACAATCCAACTTACTAG
- the LOC139935157 gene encoding CKLF-like MARVEL transmembrane domain-containing protein 4, producing MSDKKQITLPSISSLTEVPTGLRYLALPEGILEVSEVVSLIIAFVCVTAVPNKPPDESSYWHFQAASAGFALVTTLLIIGYMTGIVHKIKIPWSVLEIVYCATACLLMLTTGAHIVANTFGNAVLVISAVFGFIASLAYLVEIFFAIRAWKKSIIADTLRMVEAERMQNSGQIENGL from the exons ATGTCAGACAAAAAGCAGATAACATTGCCTTCCATAAGTTCGCTGACTGAAGTTCCGACGGGGCTGCGGTATCTGGCATTACCGGAGGGAATTCTGGAAGTTTCAGAAGTG GTCAGCCTCATCATAGCCTTTGTATGCGTAACTGCAGTTCCCAACAAGCCCCCAGATGAGTCGTCCTACTGGCACTTCCAGGCGGCCTCCGCTGGCTTTGCTTTAGTTACAACACTCCTCATCATCGGCTATATGACGGGAATTGTACACAAGATCAAGATTCCCTGGAGTGTTCTG GAGATTGTTTACTGTGCTACAGCTTGCCTCCTGATGCTCACCACTGGTGCCCACATCGTCGCTAACACTTTCGGCAATGCTGTACTCGTTATCTCAGCA GTATTTGGCTTCATTGCTTCTCTGGCTTACTTGGTCGAAATCTTCTTTGCAATCCGAGCGTGGAAGAAGAGCATCATAGCGGATACGCTGAGAATGGTAGAGGCAGAAAGAATGCAGAATAGCGGACAGATAGAGAATGGATTATAG
- the LOC139935156 gene encoding olfactory receptor 1J1-like: MNQKIDRVTLVVIDIALSAPVLLVLSVIDLWILIVITLKRQLHSYSNYFLANLVFSELLYVFVMVPMETVLQGVSTPHRRSCGSNVLYILIHSCIYTGYFHCAVCFSADKYIKISRPLKYATIVTGRICVIVIAMAWVSTLALSSAITVLSISIQDCLNNERGSFVVALKRKFLIENNTVALASIAVITALNAAIIRIARHQARAVAQQAREGNHPDASKTKRYLGRFLWSFVLVWLPPIIIGDCLYLTMTRRDNLDWYFVSKVVIKVFGLCQMLYGTIAMILLQEQFKDVLRSNWQFMKTKLHI; encoded by the coding sequence ATGAATCAAAAAATAGATAGAGTAACTCTGGTCGTTATTGATATAGCTCTTTCAGCACCTGTGCTCCTCGTGTTGTCCGTTATTGATCTCTGGATTCTCATCGTGATTACGCTGAAGAGGCAGCTGCACAGTTACTCAAACTACTTCTTAGCCAATCTTGTCTTCAGCGAACTTCTTTATGTATTTGTCATGGTGCCCATGGAGACTGTTTTACAAGGAGTCTCCACACCACACCGCCGCAGTTGTGGAAGCAACGTTCTTTACATTTTGATCCATAGCTGCATTTACACTGGCTATTTCCACTGTGCGGTTTGCTTCTCAGCGGACAAGTATATCAAGATTTCACGACCTTTAAAGTATGCGACCATAGTAACAGGCCGAATCTGTGTTATTGTCATCGCCATGGCATGGGTCTCTACATTGGCCTTGAGTAGTGCCATAACGGTTCTTTCCATTTCAATTCAAGATTGTCTGAACAATGAAAGGGGTAGTTTTGTCGTTGCATTGAAGAGGAAGTTTCTCATTGAGAACAATACCGTTGCTCTGGCGTCGATTGCAGTCATCACTGCTCTGAATGCTGCCATAATACGCATAGCCAGGCACCAAGCGAGGGCCGTTGCGCAGCAGGCCCGTGAGGGGAACCATCCGGATGCTAGCAAGACTAAGCGTTACTTGGGACGATTCCTGTGGTCCTTCGTTCTTGTCTGGCTACCCCCTATCATCATCGGTGACTGCTTATATTTGACTATGACACGGAGGGACAATCTAGATTGGTACTTTGTGTCTAAGGTTGTCATTAAGGTTTTTGGGTTGTGTCAGATGCTCTATGGGACCATCGCCATGATCCTTCTACAAGAGCAATTTAAAGATGTGCTGAGAAGCAACTGGCAGTTCATGAAGACGAAGCTGCACATCTAA